ACGGGAATTATGTCGGTGAACGTGCGTCACCGATACCGATTCGAGAGTATGGCCACCCTCGCGGTTTGTATGACGAGCCCGTAGTTCGGGTGCCATGGCTTGAATATAACAGGGGAGAAAGGCGAGAGATTATTGCCGACTCTGTTCAGTCAGAGCGGAACGAAGTTGAGTCTGAAAAAGTTATTAATAGACTACGAGACCTTGGTTATACAGAGTAGATGAGACGATGTTGACAAATGTCCATCCAAGAGTGAGGTATCTCTATTTTGTGACCTGGTACCCCATAACTATTGAAATTATTACAGAGTGTAACGAGATTCCGATAAACGTGAGAGAATTAAACATCTGGATGATGAAAAATGAAACGAGAAACATCGATAGTAAAACTCCTGTTTTAGACACCGCTTCCAGCGCACTCTTGAAGAGTGTACTCAAAAAGAGTCCCAAGTACGCTATCCCACCTCCCACCCCCAGTGCAAGGAAAGCCCGAAGATATGAATTATGCACATTTGCAGGACTGCTGGGGGGCACCCGAGTACTAACTACATCAGCTGTATTTCCAAATCCATAGCCTAAGAGGTACTGCTGTTTGAAAACATCCGCACCTGCTACCCAAGACCCCCTACGATTGTTTAGCGAAAGTTCTGTAAGAAAGGCAGGACCCGGTATGATTTTGAACATCATAGCTAAGGCGACTACTGTAGTCAAAATCCCACCAGCGGTGAGTAACACGATCGCATCTCGGTTCAATAAAATGTATCCAGCCAATATACCGATAGCGGCGGCAAACGCAACCCAACCAGTACGATAGTTAGTAAAAAGTAATCCAACAAAATTTATGAATATTAGATATTTTGATATTGATGATTTGAATTTCCACCACTCCCCAATGGCAGATAGAGATCCGACTAACGTTAAAAAGCCCAGCCAATTTGCACCAACGAACACGCTTGTTAATGGACTAAGGTTAGGATACCAGTACAGTCGTGCGCCCCAGAGAGACAAGTCAATCACGCCGATCTGCGTTGGTCCTCCCAGATAAGGTAAAAATCCAAGGAGAACGATTCCAGCAGTGACTCTACTAGAAGCGAATAGAAAATGGTCAAAATCTATTATTTTTGGGAGAATAAACAGATTCATACTAGTAAATACAACAAAGGCCCCAAACCGACTAAAACTGCTTGCAGTTAGATTAAACATAGTTGATAATAAAATAGAAAAAGACAATAATAAAAACAACATAAAATAAATTTTCTCTGTTTTGATTTTTAAATCAGATATGGTCAAAAATACACCTAAAATAATAACATATACAAACGTGATAAAAGGTAAGCTCGCAACAGACGGAATCCCGGTATGGCGAGAAATAACCGACAATAAGAGTAGTACGGCTAGTACCAATGAAAGACGGTGTAGAGCCGTAATATCATGCCCTTGTTTTAAACTCTGTGTCGCGTTTCCATCCAACCATCTACTGAATATTATACTAAACATGAACGAAACACCAGATCACAGATATGCACCATAACAATGGTGTATCCAAGTCAAGGTTAAATTAGGTACAACCAATAATAATGATTCGGTTCCAGGTATGGGAGTAGACCAACGGAGCAATCTAATAGTGAGAGGTATGAACTATCAGTGCGTTACTCTAATACGTACTGGAGCCACAAACAACTATCAACTATGACAGTAGGAATAGGTATTAGAGAACGATGATTCGCGCACTCATCTTTTTGAACAGTATTACCCATACATCAATTCCGTTTGAATTATCTGTGCGTATTGCAGAGATAACGGAGGGAGAAATTGTTATCGCGTCATTTTACGACGACGATTTTGATGATCAATCCCCTGTTGAGGATATAGCAGACCTCCCAGTCGATGTTCGAACGTTCGGTGCCACATCTAGATTCGATCAGAAAGCGTGGTCAGCATTCCACAACGAGTTAAACCAGGGATATGACCTGATTCATACCCACCACAACTTCTCCGGATCGGTGGCCAGACTTCTTGCAACGAAAGAAGACCACCCCATCGTCAATACGGAACATCGAAACCACCGATCGAATTCACCACTTCAAAACATCGTTAATGCACCTACACTCCCTCTAGCTGATCGAATCGTTTCGAACTCACAAATAACACAGGATTCGTTCCGATGGTATGAACGTCTCCTTCTCAAGGATAGCCAGCTAGATGTCATTCACAACGGTGTTGACATTGAACGCATCGACAACGTCATAACAGAAACACCGAATCTAAATGAAGAATCCTCGTTGCGTATCTGTACCGTAGGTCGGATGGTTCCGGTCAAAAACCAGTCGACACTATTGCGAGCATTTGATTCTGTTGTTGAAGAACATCAGCAAGCAGAATTGCTTTTCGTGGGAGATGGACCTCTCCGAAGCGAACTCGAAACGCTCGCTGTTGATCTCGGCATCAACGATAACGTTCAGTTCACAGGGGAAGTACCTCGTCATCGCGTGTACGAAATCTTTGCACAGAGTGACGTCTTTGCGATGCCTTCGATCGCGGAGGGGTTTTGTGTCGCTGTCGTCGAAGCGATGGCTGCTGGGCTTCCCGTAGTTGTCAGTGATATTCCGATCTTCCATGAAGTGGTCGATGATGTAGGGATCTTCGCACAAGCGAACGATCCATCACAATTCACCACCGCAATCAGCAAATTACTGTCAAAGCCTGTAGAACGTGATCGACTTGGAAAACTCGGGAGTCGCCGCGTTCGCGAGCAATTCTCACTTGAGGAGACCGCAAAACAGTATATTGAAGTCTATGAACAGTGTGTCGCCGATTTATGATCGATACGGTCGCCGAGCTATTCACAGACCTCGACGACCGCGGGATAACCTACTGCCACTGGAAGAGTAACGAGAAGCTTCAAGCGGCACTTAACGCAAATACAGATCTCGATATTCTTTGTCACCATGGTGATCAGCGGACGTTTCACGAGGTTCTAAAAGATCACAGATTCATCAGACAGAAGGACGTCATATTCACCGGGTATCCGGGAATCGAGAACTACGTCGGCCATGACCCAGAAACCGGCCGTTGTATCCACGTTCATCTCCACACCGAGCTCACATTTGGCACACCATTCTTGAAGGAATTCGTCACCCCCTGGGGCCCATACGTACTCGAGAGAAGAATCATTGATCCAGAATCCGGCGTGTCGATCACCGACCCGACTACGGAACTCTTTCTCCTAATCGTCCGATACGCCCTGAAAATTCGTCGCTACAATCCGATCGCTCGACGGTCCTACTTCGAAGAGTTCCTCGAGGAATACGACTGGCTAGCCGAGCGCGCCGATGAATCCGAGGTGGAAACGATCGCTCGTGATTTACTGAATCCGAGAGCTGCAGACCGAATCCGTGACGTTTTCGACGGTGATCCGACGATCCGTGATCTCATCCGGGTTGGGAAACCCATCCGATCAGAACTCGATCCATATAGCACGTATCCATCGTGGACGACGACGCCGATCGCGCTGGCACGGAAGGGATTTCGCGGAATCGGAAAGCTCAACCGCGAGTTCTTGAACCGACCGTATCCTTCGAGACGAAAGCTTCCGAACCGCGGCATCGAGATTGCGATCATCGGGATCGACGGCTCGGGAAAGTCGACACATCTCTCCTCGCTTCACGACTGGCTCTCCTGGAAGATGGATGTCCACTCGGTCTACTTCGGCAGCGGTGATGGTCCATCCTCGCTCCTGCGATATCCTTTGAAAAAACTCAACGAACTTCGGACCAAGTTCAATGATGGCAGTGCAACGGGTTCCGGAGACGAATCCACGGATCTACACATAGCTCCGAAACAATCCGACGGTGATGATCAAAAGGAGAAAACAAATACTGACACAAGTGTTGGTCTTGCCAAGGCCGTCTGGGCAATACTACTCGCCCGTGAAAAACGAAAGAAACGACGAAGGGCGACTCGGGCCCGAAACCGGGGGATGATTGTCTTAATGGATCGATATCCGCAGAACCAGTTCGAAGACATCAACGACGGGCCACTCTTGCAGGGATGGCTCAACGGCAACTCGAAGCTTTTAGAGAAAATCGCAACGTGGGAACGAGACATCTACGCTGACTTGGAGGAAAACTCACCTGACCTCGTGATCAAACTCGAGACCGATCCGGAAGTAGCCAAAGAGCGGAAACCCGAAACACCGATGTCAAACCTGCAACGAAAGGCCGAAGTCATCGACTCGCTCGAATACGAGAACAGTCGTGTAGTCACCGTCAATACCCATCGCGATATCGATGACGTTCTGAACGAGATCAAAAAGGAAGTATGGGCCGAAATCTAAAACCTTCTGAAAAACAGTATAGTATCTCTAGTCCTATAGTCGTCGAGTTCGTGGGCCTTCCAGGTGTTGGCAAGTCCACCCTCTCAAGCCGAACCGCCGCAGCACTTGCGAATGACCACAACAAAGTCTCGGAACCAACTCGTCACGTCGACAATCGATCCGGACCCCACCGAGTTCTCTCGAAAGCCCGCTTTGTCGCCGAACACTCATTCCGACGTCCACGAACCGCCCTCGCAACTACACGAGGCCTACTTAAAACAAATCAGGCCTCAACCGCCGATCGCGTCCATGTGAGTTTCAACCTCCAGTACGTCGCCGGGGTCGTGGCTCGCGCCCAGTCGATTCCCTGCGTGACGCTCCTCGATCAAGGCCCATATCAGGGTGTCTGGTCGGTCGGCCTCCATTCGACAACCGAGTGGGATTCCCTCTTCGATCAATTCGACCGATTCCTCTCACAAACTGCACCCGACCTAGTGGTCCTCGTTGAGGCCGACACGGACACGATCGCCGATCGCCTCCGGTCGCGCGAAGCTGGTGACACCCGATTCGCCCCCGACAGCCCGGTGTTCGACCGTGGCGTCGACGGCTACGAAACGCTAAAAGAGCGGATCCAGTCCGAAGACACCCCCAGATCGATAGTCGTCGAAAACAAAACTCATGCAGACCTCGACGCGGGCGCCAATCGAGTCGCAGAGACCGTCGAATCGCTCTACGATTAACTCTTGCAGATCCCTTCGAGCATCGACGTCGTCCGCTCGACTGTCTCCCCCCAGCGATGCCCGCCCGCACCTGCTTCCCCATCCGTAGCCGATCCGAGTACGTCCGTAACAGCTCTGGCGAAGGATTCGGGGGTCGCCTCGTCGACGCCTCGGTCCTGATCCCGAAGCACCTCGCGCACGTGATCGAGATCGTTCATCACGACCCGCACCCCACTCGCCATCGCCTCCAGCACTGTCCGGGGGACCCCCTCGGCCCGACTCGGCAACACCAGCACGTCGCCGCTCCGGTACACCTTCGGCATCTCGTCGTAGGGCACGTGCCCCAGGAACGTCACCGACTCGCCGATCCCCAGCTCCCGAACCTGCGCTTCCAGATCCGCACGCAACGGTCCGTCCCCACACAGGTATAGCTCCGCGTCGGGATACTCATCTAACACCTCCGCGAACGCCTCGACCGCGATCCAGGGACGCTTCCCCTCTGCAAAGCGCCCGACGAACAGCACCACCGGACCCGACGCGTCGATCAACTCGCTTTCGGGCCCCGCGGGCGTGAACCGCTCGGTGTCGATCCCGTTCGACACGACCTCGATCCGACTCGTCACGCCCAGCTCCCGCACCCGGTCCCGATCCGTCTCGGTGTAACAGAACACCACGTCGGCCTGATTGAACGTCCACCGCCCGAGCGTCTTCAGGTACCACCGGAACACGCGCTCGGGTGCCGATTGAGAATAGAGCCCGTGGTTCGTGAGCGCAAGCGGGATATCGCCGAGTCGACGCTTCAGCGCCGCCAGATTCGTCGTCAGGTAATAATGCGAGTGCGCGTGCATCACGTCGAACCCGTCGGCAGCGGCCAGATACCGGGCCAGCCCCGGCGAGACCTCGTTGCCGAGTGGGCTGGCGATGGAATCGAATCGCCGAACCGTGTAGCCGTCGCGCTCCTCGACCCGGGGCAACGACTCGTCGTGCCGGATCGTCACCACCGTCACGTCGTGCCCCATCGCCGCCTGATCCCGACTCATCGCGTGGACGTGGTACTGGCCCCCGCCCTTGGTGTCGGGGTACAGCCACGGTGCGACCCGGAGGATTCGCATTCGGCCGATGGATTCCGGACCGAGGTACAAGAGCACCCCGATTCCCGGCTGTACGGCCTGGGGTCGAACGTAACTGGCGAGCAGGCAACGTTCCGCCGACACAGACACACCACCGTTTCAATCGTTCTCGCTTTCGAGAGGGGTGGGGAGACAGACGGACACCCCGAGTCACCCCACGATCCTCCGAACTCGAAACCACTCCCCACGATCCCCACCAAAAACGAATGAAAGCGGTGTGTCTTCCAACCCGATCCGGTTCGACGATAGAACGCTCGACACGCGAGGGAGCGGCCGATAGTTTATGTGCGGTGACGGCCAATCCACCCACACGATGACACGCATCGTCCGGACCGACGACGTCCTCGGCGGGGAGCCTCGCATCGAGGGGACCCGGATCGGCGTCCGTCACGTCGCCGCCCGGACGGTCGACGCCGGCCAGCCGCCCGTTCACGTGGCCGACCAACTCGGGGTTTCTCTCTCTGAGGTGTACGAGGGGCTGTCCTACTACTATGCGCACGTCGAGGAACTCCGCGAATTCGAACGAGCGAACGAGGCCGCTTTCGACCGCATCGAGAACGAGTCGCTGGAGCCGAACGAGCGAGTCCAGTGACCGATCCGACGATCCGTCTGGACGAACAGTCGGAGAGTCTTCGAAACCGTCCTTCGGGAGCGCGGCTACGAAACCATCCAGGCCAAAGATCAGTTCGGAGAGGAAACCGTCGACTGGGAACTGCTGGAGTGGTGTGGCGAACACGGAATCGTGTTGCTCTCGAACAACGCGAAGGACTTCGAGCCGCTCCATCGAGATCGAACACACGCTGGGATCGTTCTGTACCGCGAACAGGATCTTCCCGACCGCGACCCCGAAGGGCTGGGTCGGGCCCTCGACGAGGTGTTCGCACAGTACGGAGCTGGCGGCCTCGAAAACGAGATTGTCGACCTCGGAGACTGGTACGACTGGCTCCACGAGTGACCCGCAGGCACGGCCGTCGACTATTTCGGGGGCGACCGCGCCCTCCTGCGCGGTCGTCCCGGTAGGTAACGAGAGCTGACCGACTTCGGGTACAGCCACGGTGCGATCCGGAGGATTCGGGTTCGAACCCGGATTGTGTACCCCGATACACGAGCGTGCCGATTCGATTTCCCCGATGGTCCGATCGAATTTCGGGGACGACGAGGTACCGAAGCGAGGAACACACCCCTCGGTTCGTCTGTTCTGGATCGAGTGTTCTTCCTCCCACACACTTATCTTCGGAACGGCCCCGGACGAGTGACCCGGGGTTTTACAACCGATTACCCAACGAACTGCGTCCGGGATCAGAGGATCCAGAAATCACGTATGTCAGGGAGACAAAACAGCTGGC
The Halalkaliarchaeum desulfuricum DNA segment above includes these coding regions:
- a CDS encoding AAA family ATPase, with amino-acid sequence MGRNLKPSEKQYSISSPIVVEFVGLPGVGKSTLSSRTAAALANDHNKVSEPTRHVDNRSGPHRVLSKARFVAEHSFRRPRTALATTRGLLKTNQASTADRVHVSFNLQYVAGVVARAQSIPCVTLLDQGPYQGVWSVGLHSTTEWDSLFDQFDRFLSQTAPDLVVLVEADTDTIADRLRSREAGDTRFAPDSPVFDRGVDGYETLKERIQSEDTPRSIVVENKTHADLDAGANRVAETVESLYD
- a CDS encoding DUF433 domain-containing protein, which codes for MTRIVRTDDVLGGEPRIEGTRIGVRHVAARTVDAGQPPVHVADQLGVSLSEVYEGLSYYYAHVEELREFERANEAAFDRIENESLEPNERVQ
- a CDS encoding glycosyltransferase family 4 protein translates to MIRALIFLNSITHTSIPFELSVRIAEITEGEIVIASFYDDDFDDQSPVEDIADLPVDVRTFGATSRFDQKAWSAFHNELNQGYDLIHTHHNFSGSVARLLATKEDHPIVNTEHRNHRSNSPLQNIVNAPTLPLADRIVSNSQITQDSFRWYERLLLKDSQLDVIHNGVDIERIDNVITETPNLNEESSLRICTVGRMVPVKNQSTLLRAFDSVVEEHQQAELLFVGDGPLRSELETLAVDLGINDNVQFTGEVPRHRVYEIFAQSDVFAMPSIAEGFCVAVVEAMAAGLPVVVSDIPIFHEVVDDVGIFAQANDPSQFTTAISKLLSKPVERDRLGKLGSRRVREQFSLEETAKQYIEVYEQCVADL
- a CDS encoding O-antigen ligase family protein, whose product is MDGNATQSLKQGHDITALHRLSLVLAVLLLLSVISRHTGIPSVASLPFITFVYVIILGVFLTISDLKIKTEKIYFMLFLLLSFSILLSTMFNLTASSFSRFGAFVVFTSMNLFILPKIIDFDHFLFASSRVTAGIVLLGFLPYLGGPTQIGVIDLSLWGARLYWYPNLSPLTSVFVGANWLGFLTLVGSLSAIGEWWKFKSSISKYLIFINFVGLLFTNYRTGWVAFAAAIGILAGYILLNRDAIVLLTAGGILTTVVALAMMFKIIPGPAFLTELSLNNRRGSWVAGADVFKQQYLLGYGFGNTADVVSTRVPPSSPANVHNSYLRAFLALGVGGGIAYLGLFLSTLFKSALEAVSKTGVLLSMFLVSFFIIQMFNSLTFIGISLHSVIISIVMGYQVTK
- a CDS encoding glycosyltransferase family 4 protein codes for the protein MRILRVAPWLYPDTKGGGQYHVHAMSRDQAAMGHDVTVVTIRHDESLPRVEERDGYTVRRFDSIASPLGNEVSPGLARYLAAADGFDVMHAHSHYYLTTNLAALKRRLGDIPLALTNHGLYSQSAPERVFRWYLKTLGRWTFNQADVVFCYTETDRDRVRELGVTSRIEVVSNGIDTERFTPAGPESELIDASGPVVLFVGRFAEGKRPWIAVEAFAEVLDEYPDAELYLCGDGPLRADLEAQVRELGIGESVTFLGHVPYDEMPKVYRSGDVLVLPSRAEGVPRTVLEAMASGVRVVMNDLDHVREVLRDQDRGVDEATPESFARAVTDVLGSATDGEAGAGGHRWGETVERTTSMLEGICKS
- a CDS encoding DUF5615 family PIN-like protein is translated as MQAKDQFGEETVDWELLEWCGEHGIVLLSNNAKDFEPLHRDRTHAGIVLYREQDLPDRDPEGLGRALDEVFAQYGAGGLENEIVDLGDWYDWLHE